From a single Desulfonispora thiosulfatigenes DSM 11270 genomic region:
- a CDS encoding methyltransferase domain-containing protein, whose product MLNKVKLYLKGASKLYNKEIITSGDYAKEYDKVASTYNLWLAEMGKFTDKIIKPEYYNEEKRLKILDFACGTGYITKKLLEKEIDCEITAVDISAKMLEQFKEVVGSEVRIINQDGMKFLENTEEKFDLVFCGWALPYFNQKELIKQFKRVLYKKGLACVIVNSQGTLQGIEEIFLKVMEKNQQEVNKFMDIRFHLPKGTEGLEKWFKNQNFATVKISEEENNFAFDTPEELFEWLTKTGAIAGTAQIFQDFEKVKDDIIAEIKKKKYENGKYVINHKFASGIFQRS is encoded by the coding sequence ATGCTAAATAAGGTAAAGCTTTATTTAAAAGGAGCTTCTAAATTATATAATAAAGAAATTATTACCAGTGGTGATTATGCTAAAGAATATGATAAGGTAGCAAGCACCTATAATTTATGGCTGGCTGAGATGGGTAAATTTACAGATAAGATTATAAAACCGGAGTATTATAATGAAGAAAAAAGGTTAAAAATATTAGATTTTGCCTGCGGCACAGGTTATATTACGAAAAAGCTTTTAGAAAAAGAGATAGATTGCGAAATAACAGCAGTTGATATATCGGCAAAAATGTTAGAACAATTTAAAGAAGTAGTAGGTAGTGAGGTTCGGATTATAAATCAAGATGGGATGAAATTCCTAGAAAATACTGAGGAAAAATTTGACCTTGTTTTTTGTGGCTGGGCTTTACCTTATTTTAATCAAAAGGAACTTATAAAGCAATTTAAACGAGTTTTGTACAAAAAGGGGTTAGCATGTGTGATTGTAAATAGTCAGGGAACGTTGCAAGGAATTGAAGAAATATTTTTAAAGGTAATGGAAAAAAATCAACAAGAAGTTAACAAGTTTATGGACATAAGATTTCATCTCCCAAAAGGCACAGAAGGCTTAGAAAAATGGTTTAAAAACCAGAATTTTGCAACTGTGAAAATAAGTGAGGAAGAAAATAATTTTGCTTTTGATACCCCTGAAGAACTTTTTGAATGGTTAACTAAAACAGGTGCAATAGCGGGAACTGCACAAATATTTCAGGATTTTGAAAAGGTAAAAGATGATATTATCGCAGAGATAAAGAAGAAAAAGTATGAGAATGGAAAATACGTTATTAATCATAAATTTGCATCTGGAATTTTCCAAAGATCCTAG
- a CDS encoding class I SAM-dependent methyltransferase, with product MKDFDKVSAHYDSFMRTFKLYKVREIKEVLNLQGTEIILDIGGGTGHLAQHLKEDCKKVYILDESEKMLSKIKPNKKIVPIVGDALTTNFKDKSIDVVILADVLHHISQQEKLIVEIERVLKDKGKILILDFDRKYLRTKLLRLFEYFLFGKLYFKTSREVKELLKDRFTVHLCRQEKYYFIIKGEKNAK from the coding sequence TTGAAGGATTTTGATAAGGTTTCTGCTCATTATGATTCTTTTATGAGAACATTTAAACTATATAAGGTTAGGGAAATAAAGGAAGTTTTAAATTTACAGGGTACAGAGATAATTTTAGATATCGGTGGTGGTACGGGTCATTTAGCTCAGCATTTAAAAGAAGACTGTAAAAAAGTATATATATTAGATGAAAGTGAAAAAATGCTTTCTAAAATTAAACCTAATAAAAAGATTGTACCAATTGTAGGAGATGCTTTAACCACGAATTTTAAAGATAAAAGTATAGATGTTGTTATTTTAGCCGATGTATTACATCACATTTCCCAGCAAGAAAAATTAATCGTTGAAATAGAGCGAGTATTAAAAGATAAGGGTAAAATTTTAATTCTTGATTTTGATAGAAAATATTTACGGACTAAACTATTGAGGTTATTTGAGTATTTTTTATTTGGTAAACTTTATTTTAAAACGAGCAGGGAAGTCAAGGAGTTACTAAAGGATAGGTTTACTGTCCACTTGTGTAGGCAAGAAAAATATTATTTTATCATTAAGGGTGAAAAAAATGCTAAATAA
- a CDS encoding helix-turn-helix transcriptional regulator, producing MDRNAFIKIIDTNLKLIRNESNFTQDKMAETIGISKKTLVQIEKERASLGWMGAVAVASIFKNSKIMQMNFGGDVEDIILSLAFKKYELDYENTLGGKVWWRDVEKCNNYKIQQNIISNHYRILNEQNKRISSSFDLDYMKKRLAELANI from the coding sequence TTGGATCGTAATGCATTTATAAAAATTATAGATACTAATCTTAAACTTATAAGAAATGAAAGTAATTTTACGCAAGATAAAATGGCTGAAACTATAGGAATTTCAAAAAAGACTTTGGTACAAATAGAAAAAGAACGAGCAAGTTTAGGTTGGATGGGGGCTGTAGCGGTAGCTTCTATATTTAAAAATAGCAAAATAATGCAAATGAATTTTGGTGGGGATGTAGAAGATATTATTTTGTCTCTTGCCTTTAAAAAATATGAACTAGATTATGAAAATACCCTAGGGGGTAAGGTATGGTGGCGTGATGTAGAAAAATGCAATAATTATAAAATACAGCAGAATATAATAAGCAACCATTATAGGATTTTAAACGAGCAAAATAAGAGGATTAGTTCTTCTTTTGATCTTGACTATATGAAGAAAAGACTAGCTGAATTGGCTAATATTTAA
- a CDS encoding DMT family transporter has product MYLIIASLGEILGVASINYYLQKKSIARLFLIALIFASGFIFLSLSMRQIAMGTAYAIWTGLGAAGAVLMGIIFFKEPANLKRIIFLGFIITGAIGLKFVG; this is encoded by the coding sequence ATGTACTTGATTATAGCAAGCTTAGGTGAAATCTTAGGTGTTGCGAGTATTAATTATTATTTACAAAAAAAGAGTATAGCACGGCTTTTTTTAATTGCACTAATCTTTGCCTCGGGCTTTATTTTCTTATCATTATCAATGCGTCAAATAGCCATGGGAACTGCTTATGCTATTTGGACTGGGCTTGGAGCGGCAGGAGCAGTTTTAATGGGGATAATATTTTTTAAAGAACCAGCTAATTTAAAAAGAATTATTTTCCTAGGGTTTATTATTACAGGGGCTATAGGTTTAAAGTTTGTGGGATAA
- a CDS encoding DMT family transporter: MWIYVFLAGIVEVFWVIGLRHSSTSWQWLGTIVMIILSFYFVIKACDTLPSGTVYAVFTGMGATGIVLIDFLVFKADFSLAKALFIGLIITGVIGIKLSTEEEKIKERAENKKDLQVNEGGK, from the coding sequence ATGTGGATTTATGTTTTTTTAGCAGGTATTGTAGAAGTTTTTTGGGTGATTGGGCTAAGACATTCATCGACCTCTTGGCAGTGGCTAGGGACAATAGTTATGATAATTTTAAGCTTTTATTTTGTAATAAAAGCATGCGATACTCTTCCTTCTGGAACGGTTTATGCTGTCTTTACGGGTATGGGTGCTACAGGCATTGTTTTAATAGACTTTTTAGTTTTTAAGGCAGACTTTTCACTGGCTAAGGCTCTTTTTATTGGGCTAATTATTACAGGAGTTATAGGAATTAAATTATCTACTGAGGAAGAAAAAATTAAAGAAAGAGCAGAAAATAAAAAGGATTTACAAGTAAATGAAGGAGGAAAATAG
- a CDS encoding epoxyqueuosine reductase QueH has product MKKNYHKIMLTEINEMSKQNKRPKLLLHSCCAPCSSYVLEFLSEHFEIEVFFFNPNIYPEEEYLKRLEEQIRLIGEMGLNYKVVDTDHQSNLFYEAVKGYEHLGEGTERCFQCFNLRLDKTAQYAKEKGFDYFTTTLTISPLKNTHKINEIGVELGEKYNVKFLHSDFKKNNGYKSSVDMSKKYNLYRQDYCGCVFSQQEKTH; this is encoded by the coding sequence ATGAAAAAAAATTATCATAAAATAATGTTAACTGAAATAAATGAAATGTCTAAGCAAAACAAAAGACCTAAATTATTATTACATAGCTGTTGTGCACCATGTAGCTCGTATGTTTTAGAATTTTTATCTGAGCATTTTGAAATAGAAGTATTTTTCTTTAACCCTAATATTTATCCAGAAGAAGAATATTTAAAAAGACTAGAAGAGCAAATAAGACTTATAGGAGAAATGGGTCTTAATTATAAGGTAGTAGATACTGATCACCAAAGTAATTTATTTTATGAAGCTGTAAAAGGTTATGAACATTTAGGAGAAGGAACCGAGCGGTGCTTTCAGTGTTTTAATTTACGCTTAGATAAAACTGCCCAGTATGCTAAAGAAAAGGGTTTTGATTATTTTACAACTACTCTAACAATTAGCCCCTTAAAAAATACACACAAAATTAATGAAATTGGAGTAGAGTTAGGTGAAAAATATAATGTCAAATTTCTCCATTCTGACTTTAAAAAGAATAATGGTTATAAAAGTTCAGTAGATATGTCTAAAAAATATAATTTATACCGTCAAGACTACTGCGGTTGTGTTTTTTCACAGCAAGAAAAAACACATTAG
- a CDS encoding MarR family winged helix-turn-helix transcriptional regulator, translating into MDNENSIGRWVSILYRLGQSYLDRKLKEIDLSCGQFPFLMLLFKKDGVSQDSLAKSLCIDKGTTARAVKKLEASGYVKRVECFEDKRINKVILTQKANEIEPQIELIISQWTELLTKDFELEEKEIALKLLKRMAGNVLDCNC; encoded by the coding sequence ATGGATAATGAAAATTCTATTGGTAGATGGGTTTCTATTCTTTATCGTTTAGGTCAAAGTTATCTTGATCGAAAATTAAAAGAAATAGATTTAAGTTGTGGTCAATTTCCTTTTTTGATGCTTCTTTTTAAAAAGGATGGGGTAAGTCAGGACAGTTTAGCAAAATCTCTATGTATCGACAAAGGAACAACGGCAAGGGCAGTGAAAAAATTAGAAGCTTCAGGTTATGTTAAAAGGGTAGAATGCTTTGAAGATAAGAGAATTAATAAAGTTATTTTAACCCAAAAGGCTAACGAAATAGAACCACAAATAGAATTAATTATCAGCCAGTGGACAGAATTATTAACTAAAGACTTTGAGTTAGAAGAAAAAGAAATTGCTTTAAAATTGTTAAAAAGAATGGCTGGAAATGTCTTGGATTGTAACTGTTAA
- a CDS encoding MATE family efflux transporter has protein sequence MKKNSRELGEEKISKLLFKFSIPAIIGTLVNALYNIVDRMFIGNGVGSLGIAGLTIGFPIMMISMAFSMLIGVGTTALISIRLGENDQESAESIMGTGAMGLVLMALLLSALSITFLEPLLKLFGATAANLPYAKSYMQIILLGNIFASIGFGMNNFIRAEGNPKIAMFTMLLGAVINVILDYIFIFIFNWGIQGAAFATVLAQAVSAAWVLVYFLGGKSLLKLKKKNLKLDTKLLLQIVAIGSAPFAMQLASSLLNLIMNNSLKVYGGDTAIAGMGIVFSTMMLLMMPVIGISQGVQPIIGYNYGAQKYDRVKEALKSAMYAATTIAVLGFVLTRLYSVQLVTLFNPEDKELIKFGSKAIHYFFIMLPVVGFQIVGANYYQAVGKPRAAMILTLSRQILFLIPLLLILPRFYGLEGILYAGPTADFCSFILTFIFIAREFKFLSRPSLTEVLGDG, from the coding sequence ATGAAGAAAAATTCACGAGAACTAGGGGAGGAAAAAATATCCAAATTATTATTTAAATTTTCTATTCCAGCAATTATAGGAACATTGGTAAATGCTTTATATAATATAGTTGATAGAATGTTTATTGGAAATGGTGTTGGCTCTTTAGGGATAGCAGGTCTTACAATAGGATTTCCAATTATGATGATTTCGATGGCTTTTTCTATGCTTATTGGTGTAGGTACAACTGCCTTAATTTCAATCAGATTAGGAGAAAATGATCAAGAAAGTGCTGAATCTATAATGGGAACAGGAGCTATGGGCCTAGTTTTAATGGCGTTATTACTTTCGGCTTTAAGTATAACTTTTCTTGAACCACTTTTAAAGTTATTTGGTGCTACTGCTGCTAACTTGCCTTATGCTAAAAGTTATATGCAAATTATCTTGCTAGGTAATATTTTTGCCTCGATTGGTTTTGGGATGAATAATTTTATTAGAGCAGAGGGAAATCCTAAAATCGCTATGTTTACAATGCTACTGGGAGCAGTTATAAATGTTATATTAGATTATATCTTTATTTTTATCTTTAACTGGGGAATACAAGGAGCTGCTTTTGCAACTGTTTTAGCGCAAGCTGTATCTGCTGCTTGGGTTTTAGTTTATTTCCTTGGAGGAAAAAGTTTATTAAAGCTTAAAAAGAAAAATTTAAAATTAGATACTAAACTATTACTACAGATTGTGGCAATTGGATCTGCACCATTTGCTATGCAATTAGCTTCAAGTTTATTAAATTTAATCATGAATAATAGCCTGAAAGTATACGGAGGGGATACTGCTATAGCCGGTATGGGTATAGTATTTAGTACTATGATGTTATTAATGATGCCAGTCATAGGTATAAGTCAAGGAGTACAACCAATAATTGGCTATAACTATGGGGCACAAAAGTACGATCGTGTTAAAGAAGCTTTAAAATCAGCAATGTATGCAGCCACAACAATTGCTGTCTTAGGTTTTGTCTTAACTAGATTATATTCGGTACAATTAGTAACACTATTTAATCCTGAAGATAAAGAATTAATTAAATTTGGTTCCAAAGCTATACATTATTTTTTCATCATGTTACCTGTTGTAGGTTTTCAAATAGTAGGAGCAAACTATTATCAAGCTGTTGGTAAGCCAAGGGCAGCCATGATTTTAACATTATCAAGGCAAATTTTATTTTTGATACCTTTACTTTTAATTTTACCTAGATTTTACGGTTTAGAAGGCATCTTATATGCAGGACCAACTGCTGATTTTTGTTCTTTTATTTTAACCTTTATCTTTATCGCTAGAGAATTTAAATTTCTATCAAGACCGTCTTTAACGGAGGTCTTAGGAGATGGATAA
- the pdxT gene encoding pyridoxal 5'-phosphate synthase glutaminase subunit PdxT: MRKKKWLIEDTNMRNIGVLALQGAFKEHIKIIKSLGHNAIEIRNADQLEGIDGIILPGGESTTMGKLLVDFNMKDILKSKIKNGFPVWGTCAGLILLAKEIEGYEHSHLSVMNIKVKRNAYGRQLDSFITNEKIPKVSEKEIPLVFIRAPYIVETAENVEIIHKLEGNIVAARQDNMLATSFHPELTNNTCFHEYFIKMMGVPVENSKKCVSSF, from the coding sequence ATGAGGAAGAAAAAATGGCTAATAGAGGATACTAATATGAGAAATATTGGTGTTTTAGCATTACAAGGTGCATTTAAAGAACATATAAAAATTATCAAGTCTTTAGGTCATAACGCCATAGAAATAAGAAATGCTGATCAACTCGAGGGTATAGATGGAATTATTCTACCTGGGGGAGAAAGTACAACTATGGGAAAACTATTAGTTGATTTTAATATGAAAGATATTTTAAAATCAAAAATCAAGAATGGTTTTCCTGTGTGGGGAACTTGTGCTGGATTGATTTTATTGGCTAAAGAGATAGAAGGTTATGAACATTCTCATCTAAGTGTTATGAATATTAAAGTAAAAAGAAATGCTTATGGAAGACAATTAGATAGTTTTATTACTAACGAAAAAATCCCAAAGGTTTCTGAGAAGGAAATTCCACTTGTGTTTATTAGGGCACCGTATATTGTAGAAACAGCTGAAAATGTTGAAATTATTCACAAGTTAGAGGGAAATATTGTTGCAGCACGGCAAGACAATATGCTCGCAACATCGTTTCATCCTGAATTAACTAATAATACTTGTTTTCATGAGTATTTTATAAAAATGATGGGTGTGCCAGTAGAAAATTCTAAAAAATGTGTTTCTTCTTTTTAG
- the pdxS gene encoding pyridoxal 5'-phosphate synthase lyase subunit PdxS gives MENRYELNKNLAQMLKGGVIMDVTNPEEAKIAEEAGACAVMALERVPADIRKNGGVARASDPQMIKEIQKAVSIPVMAKVRIGHFVEAQILEALNVDYIDESEVLTPADPTLHINKKEFKIPFVCGAKNLGEALRRIGEGASMIRTKGEPGTGDVIEAVKHMRMMNSEIRRIQGLAKEELMNAAKELQAPIHLVEYVHEHGKLPVVNFAAGGVATPADAAMMMQLGCDGVFVGSGIFKSGDPRKRASAIVKAVTHFKDPKMLAEVSENLGEAMVGINVYSINEEEKMANRGY, from the coding sequence ATGGAAAATAGATATGAATTAAACAAGAATCTTGCACAAATGCTTAAAGGTGGAGTTATTATGGATGTAACAAATCCTGAAGAAGCAAAAATTGCAGAAGAAGCTGGTGCATGCGCTGTAATGGCTCTTGAAAGAGTACCAGCTGATATTAGAAAAAATGGCGGAGTAGCAAGAGCATCAGATCCACAAATGATTAAAGAAATACAAAAGGCAGTTTCGATTCCTGTAATGGCAAAAGTAAGAATTGGACATTTTGTTGAAGCTCAAATATTAGAAGCTCTTAATGTAGATTATATTGATGAAAGTGAAGTATTAACTCCTGCTGATCCAACTTTACATATAAATAAAAAAGAATTCAAGATTCCTTTTGTATGTGGAGCTAAAAATTTAGGAGAAGCATTAAGAAGAATTGGGGAAGGGGCATCAATGATAAGAACTAAGGGAGAACCTGGAACCGGTGATGTTATTGAAGCTGTAAAACATATGCGTATGATGAATTCTGAAATAAGAAGAATACAAGGACTTGCTAAAGAAGAATTAATGAATGCAGCTAAAGAATTACAAGCTCCAATTCATTTAGTTGAATACGTTCATGAACATGGAAAGCTTCCAGTTGTAAACTTTGCCGCTGGTGGTGTTGCTACACCTGCTGATGCAGCAATGATGATGCAACTTGGTTGTGATGGAGTATTTGTAGGTTCTGGCATATTTAAGTCTGGAGATCCTAGAAAAAGAGCAAGTGCAATTGTAAAGGCTGTTACTCACTTTAAGGATCCTAAGATGCTTGCTGAAGTTTCTGAAAATCTAGGAGAAGCAATGGTAGGAATAAATGTTTATTCAATAAATGAGGAAGAAAAAATGGCTAATAGAGGATACTAA
- the hdhA gene encoding 7alpha-hydroxysteroid dehydrogenase — MNLLENKIALVTSSTRGIGLACAKKLAEHKAKVYLAVRRLDAGKNIANEIIAAGGWADVVYFDAMKHETYSAMIEELIAKEGKIDILVNNYGATDVKVDFDLVNGDTESFFDIVEQNMRSVYVPSKSAVQSMIKTGGGSIINISSVGGMFPDVTRLAYGTAKAAINFITKNIAVQYAKQNIRCNAVLPGYIETDAAADNMSPEFLSTFIKTVPLNRVGKPEDIANAVLYLASDMSSFITGETIPVAGGFGLPSPMYPFYGDMKSKG; from the coding sequence ATGAATTTATTAGAAAATAAAATAGCTCTAGTAACATCTTCAACACGAGGAATTGGCCTTGCTTGTGCAAAAAAATTAGCAGAACATAAGGCTAAAGTATATCTAGCTGTGAGAAGATTAGATGCAGGTAAAAATATTGCAAATGAAATTATTGCAGCCGGTGGCTGGGCAGACGTAGTATATTTTGATGCTATGAAACATGAAACATACTCTGCAATGATCGAAGAGCTAATTGCTAAAGAAGGAAAAATTGATATTTTAGTAAATAATTATGGGGCTACGGATGTTAAGGTAGATTTTGACCTCGTAAACGGTGATACGGAATCTTTCTTTGATATTGTCGAGCAAAACATGAGAAGCGTTTACGTTCCCTCAAAATCTGCAGTACAATCTATGATTAAGACTGGTGGAGGAAGTATAATTAATATTTCCTCTGTCGGGGGAATGTTTCCTGATGTAACACGTTTAGCTTATGGAACTGCTAAAGCAGCTATTAACTTCATCACAAAAAATATAGCTGTTCAATATGCTAAACAAAATATACGTTGTAATGCTGTTTTACCTGGCTACATAGAAACAGATGCAGCAGCAGATAATATGTCTCCAGAATTTTTATCTACTTTTATAAAGACAGTTCCTTTAAACAGAGTAGGTAAACCCGAAGACATAGCTAATGCAGTGCTTTATTTAGCAAGTGACATGTCCTCCTTTATTACGGGAGAAACTATCCCTGTTGCAGGAGGATTTGGTCTTCCATCTCCGATGTATCCTTTTTATGGCGATATGAAAAGTAAGGGTTAG
- a CDS encoding FUSC family protein — MNTKLIKSKTITFVLIIAYIIIFAKIFGEQNTLIGVTVITAALMLLERDFTISPFRYLICLIGFNLFLAIAAFLAGLNIWIGIPINFIALFTIGFLFCYDLNSNMYIPFGLQYLFMLSAPVGSVDLGVRLISLIFGSITIIIMQFYFNKSRLEKTGNKIIAHISELLLEKVQVIKEEKSTLDVDFIIKRNVIELKKLIAHRRKKSFYLTEGGRINLRILVIFEYISERLNNLDGFYNREDKLSILQDFQYSLDKIINNRNKFNKLEAQKNIEIKCQDKKLAEQLELLYNHFSELESLEDPDNIIKSTEVPKIFNVFEVTKRNLKINTVRFSYALKLGICGGFSIFIMDYFKIPEGRWMAYTVFALIQPYYENSKVKSRQRLKGTLIGGVISFIVFSIFQNPVIKTIMILTAGYLDGFSTTYDKKMICVTVSALGAASLTLNIEGQLFYRLLFLGLGLLVAFIGNKMILPYNLEKANNDLMLMGDSVIDYINREFNLSKKGENNYHTIENLYIIASLIENKLMINNSSDYSRFVSKKNKMVDKIYRKSLLLGKVSN, encoded by the coding sequence ATGAATACGAAATTAATAAAATCCAAAACTATTACCTTTGTATTAATTATTGCATATATAATTATATTTGCTAAAATATTTGGTGAACAAAATACACTTATAGGGGTAACAGTTATAACCGCAGCTTTAATGTTATTAGAAAGAGACTTTACGATATCACCATTTAGGTATCTAATATGTTTAATAGGATTTAATTTATTTTTAGCAATAGCAGCTTTCTTAGCAGGTTTAAATATTTGGATAGGGATACCTATCAATTTTATCGCCTTATTTACTATAGGGTTTTTATTTTGCTATGATTTAAATAGTAATATGTATATTCCCTTTGGACTTCAGTATTTATTCATGTTAAGTGCTCCAGTAGGATCGGTAGATTTAGGAGTTAGACTAATATCTTTAATTTTTGGTTCAATAACTATCATCATTATGCAATTTTATTTTAATAAAAGTAGACTAGAAAAAACAGGTAATAAAATTATAGCTCATATTTCAGAGTTATTATTAGAAAAGGTACAAGTAATTAAAGAGGAAAAAAGTACACTCGATGTAGATTTTATTATTAAAAGAAATGTTATAGAGCTGAAAAAACTGATTGCTCATAGAAGGAAAAAGTCCTTTTATTTAACTGAAGGCGGGAGGATTAACTTAAGAATTTTAGTAATCTTCGAATATATAAGTGAAAGATTAAATAATCTCGATGGATTTTATAATCGTGAAGATAAATTAAGCATTTTGCAAGATTTTCAGTATAGCTTAGATAAAATAATTAATAACCGCAATAAATTTAATAAATTAGAAGCACAAAAAAATATTGAAATTAAATGCCAAGATAAAAAATTAGCAGAGCAATTAGAATTATTATATAATCATTTTAGTGAGTTAGAAAGTTTAGAAGATCCCGATAATATTATAAAGTCAACTGAAGTTCCTAAAATATTTAATGTTTTTGAGGTAACGAAGAGAAACCTTAAAATTAATACTGTGAGATTTTCTTATGCGCTTAAATTAGGTATTTGCGGTGGATTTTCAATTTTCATTATGGATTATTTCAAAATACCAGAAGGAAGATGGATGGCATATACGGTTTTTGCGCTGATACAGCCTTATTATGAAAATTCTAAAGTTAAATCAAGGCAAAGGCTAAAAGGGACACTCATAGGTGGAGTGATTTCATTTATTGTATTTTCTATATTTCAAAATCCAGTTATTAAAACTATTATGATTTTAACTGCTGGATATCTAGATGGATTTAGTACAACTTACGATAAAAAAATGATTTGTGTAACTGTTTCAGCACTCGGGGCAGCTTCTTTAACTTTAAATATTGAAGGACAGTTATTTTATCGTTTACTATTCTTAGGCCTAGGATTACTAGTAGCTTTCATTGGTAATAAGATGATACTTCCGTATAACTTAGAAAAAGCTAATAATGATTTAATGCTTATGGGAGATTCAGTAATAGATTATATTAACAGAGAATTTAATTTATCTAAAAAAGGTGAAAATAATTATCATACTATAGAAAATTTATATATAATTGCTTCTTTAATAGAAAATAAGTTAATGATCAATAATAGTAGTGATTATAGTAGGTTTGTCTCTAAGAAAAATAAAATGGTAGATAAAATTTATCGCAAATCGCTACTATTAGGGAAAGTTAGTAATTAA